The following nucleotide sequence is from Amblyraja radiata isolate CabotCenter1 chromosome 22, sAmbRad1.1.pri, whole genome shotgun sequence.
tcaaacccaggtttctgccgctgtgagatagcagctttaccagctgtgccacttgcAAGACTTAAATCTTTTTGAACTATCAATGGTATTTTCCGATATTAGTTGTGTGAATAGAATCTATTGATTATAAAGTATGTGATAATACATAAAGTTTGTCAAACATGAGCTCTTTATGAAATATTTTAAGAGTTGCAGATTTTACATAGTGTTTCTTTTTCAAACTGATCTATCAGCAATACAATATCAAAATATGATATACAATTTAACAGAGAGACAATATGCTAGTTTAAAAATCACAATAAGTTGTTGCAAGGCTTGAAGGCTGTTGCCACTTGGCTTTTCTGGTTTTAATGGTCTATTTAACAGACAGCCCAAGGCTTCTGAACTTGCCCAATGTACTTTGAAAAGCCAATCAACCATTACACATTACCTTGTTGGATTAATTAGGGCTCCCAACAGTATAATTCCTGTAATCTTAGATAAATTGATAGTTTTGCTTTACTAAAGTCAGAAATATGGTAATACTACAACCTTCCCTTTCGATATTTCGATTAAGTGGAAAAAAGAAATTCCTACCCAACAACCAACTTCACAAAGCAAATTTCTCTATATGAACTTGTATTCAATATTTCCATCCTAAATtgacagaaagacacaaaatgctagagtaactcagcggatcaggcagcataattgatgttgtttttgtgtctttcattgaTGTAAACTAACCCGTAattccttgtgtaggaaagaactgcagatgctggtttaaatcgaaggtttgaagaagggtctcgacccgaaacgaaacccattccttctctcctgagatgctgccggttccactgagttactccagcattttgtgtctatctgcaattctttgttactAAATGGACTTTCACCTGATCAGGTTTTTGAATGATACAGGAGAGGAAACGAATGTTCTTGAAGATTATAGTTCATGTATCTATGCAGCTTTACAGTATGGAaatgagcccttcagcccaccatgtcaatGATGacctttgtgtccatctacacaaatcccatttggCCACCTTCAGACCACATAGCTCTATGcctttacatagaacataggtcagtacagcacaggagcaggcccttcagcccacaatgtccatgtcaaatatgatgccaagttaagctaatctcctctgcctgcatacaatttgcttcattccctgcaaatccatgtgcctacaagtacagcacaggagcaggaacattttcccacaatgtctgtgctaaacatgataagttaatctcctctgcctccacaCAATTCATATTCcttcaaatccatgtgcctatcttagcctcttaaatgccactatcgtatctgcatccACCTCTACCCCAGCAGCATTAAAACCTTTTTCCCCGTCAAAGTGCCCACTAAAGATGGTCCTCAGCCTTTCCCTAATGCATTATTTCGTTGATATTACAATAACATGCCTTTATATTGTAGAATTGACCTTAAAATGTACCAAGATACTTTATTAATTATGCAAGGAGATATCTAGGTAATTGACCAAAAAAGGAAGGTTTAAGAATGTTTAAGGCATTTAGATCAGCACTTAGATATGCAAGGAGTGGAGAGGAATGgaccaagggtcaagagtgttttattgtcatatgtcccggacagaacaatgaaattcttacttgctgcagtacaacagaatatgtaaacattgtacataaaggggaaaaaaaaagaaaaagttcaataaataacaaatatagcgcAAATATAGTGACCATGTGCGAGCAGAGGggactagtttaacttggcattatgttcagcattgAGGCCGATAGGGTCTGTTCCTCTgctgtttctatgttccatgcaTTAAGTAACGTAGAAAAGGAGTGAAAAGTAATAAAAAAGACACACGTTTATATAAAAACCTTCCATTAATCTTTCTGTACTTTATAGTCAATTAAATATTTTGAACTGCAGCAATGCAGAAAAGATTGCAGCTCTCACAAAGACAGTATTGTGGTCAtggcgggggagggagaggagagaggggggggagaggagagagaggggaaggagaggagagaggggaaggagaggagagaggggaaggagaggagaggggggagggagaggagaggagagggagaggagagggagaggagaggagagggagaggagaggagaggagaggggggagggagagagaggaagagaaagagagagagttggggggggggggggggagctgggtcGTCTGCCGCCTCAGACACTGAACCCCAAAGATAATAGAGCGGATCTTTGCTGATCCCGGCCGCACCGACAGACACACGGCGTCTGGGGACTTTTTCCAGACAGTCGCGGCCCGTCCGACCGCAGAGCCTCCCCTGAGGTTGATAACAACAAACCGTGAACGCTTTTCTGCACGGATCGCCTTACCCGCAAGCATCCACGGTTGACATTTTGAAACCTCCTCGTCCGCCAACTGTCCCAAATTTCGAGGAACTAGCCGACAGTTCGCGCCGCGCACGCGCGGTCCTCGCGGTGCACTCTGGGGGTTGGAGTCCATCCACCCGCGTCACCGCGCAGGCAGCGGAGTTTTGGACTACAACTCCCACAACGCCGTGCGCGGCATGTCCCGCCTCCGGACATGGACGTTCTAGTCCCGCCTCCACCCGCTGCAGATTGGATGGAATTGAGTCGGACTATTGGCGGCATCTGATGCTGATTGGCCACCTCGGACGTTAGTTACAGGTCCCTCCAATGGGCACGCGGCAGACGCGGCGTTTGGCTGTTGGCGACGGCGCCTTTGCCGGACGAGGAAGGTCGAGCGTCCTTTTGGAGAGAGACGGTGTGGTGAGAGGTTGGTTGTGTAGGTCACTCTTTATTCTGAATAAAAGATCGTTTTTGAGCGAAATTCTTGttaaatttggggggggggggaagtaaaaTAATAGGAAATGTTGTACATATGCTTTATTAGAAATCCAGCAAGCGGAAGTTTTGTATAAATGCTTTatcctgaataaagtttatttcgaATCTAAAATAGAAATACTTTTTACACGTCTTTTGTTTTGCACTTATACTTTTTGTGAATAATAAGTGCatttttgcttttttaaattggTACGTTTtttgttttctatgttttgtatccgataattttaaaatatataattgtgTGCGTGGTTAAAATTTGGTAGTATTTAATATATTGACACTGAGAATGTGTTAATAGTTTTGCacgttttttgttttgtatacatCTTATCACGTATATATAAAGTGTATCTTGGGAAATAAATATGCACGGGGTTAGTCGCGGGTGAAAAAATGTAATAAACCATGTGTGTTACTAGCTTCACTCTCGGTAATGGCGTTCCTTACATAGTTGCAGCAAAATGTAATTTTGATTATTCTTTAAAGAAAGTTCTCCGCCGAGAGTTGGGCCTTGCCCTGATTGCAGGCCGGCGCCACATGGCTCATTTCATTAGACGTGGGTTTATTGCATCCTATAACAAAGCGCCCCTTTCGGCCCACCTCCTCCCTGCTGGCCTTCATACAACGACCCCATTTGTCTTTATTTATCTCGCTCCTTGTATTTTGTTATTGTTTCTGCTTCCATCTTGGGCAGCTCGTGGCAGATATTACTGTCCTCTGATAAAAATCGTTATTGTCGTGTGCATATTACCCTATCAGCGAAAATATTACATATATACATGAAGAAACCATCCATAGTGTGTATAGATATAGgataagggtataacgtttagtgcaggaaaCAGTCTTATTCAAGATAGCCTgatgtttccaatgaggtagatggtaggttagAACCATTTGCTATTTGGTGAGAACAATTCAGTTAGTTTGGGGAACATTTGTTGCTGGCTtggtttgtcctggtctttttctTTCCCTCCCACAACCAACACCATCTGGGCCCAACCTGAAAGGTTACCTAAGATAGATGCAGCCATAGGTCACCTATTAGtttactctagagatgctgcctcacgactccagcattttgtgtatctttggtacTGGGGgggggaagtctgaagaagggttctgagatgccctactccagcattctgtctttTGATAGAGCAtggtgtgtggcacagtggtagaattgttgccttgcagcaccagagactcgtgtttgatcctgactgggggggggggggggattgcatATAAGGTAATTGGGTCAAAGGGCGTTaacacacgaaacgcgtactttcacacCTATTTAAAAACTGCTGAAATGGTCgatttttgcactgtaaataattgtggagggtgactgagcgtTCTGAACCAAATGctgtagtatctttgctctgaacccgagcaccaaggtgtaagcggccgaaggagcgcatccctcggaacagcccccactcttcccctggGGTCAGCACTGTCCGGCCACGACCACCCGTCTCCCCGTGCGGCAGCACTGTCACGGGCTGCGGGTCGGCAGCGTCCACACACGGGGGCCGCGGCTCTGGGCAGCGTCCACACGGGGACGAAAACCTGGCAATGTCCCTGTCAGTTGCAGcgaagttggggacagtctggtccctccatcCACCCAGAACCACTGACCGCACTGTACCGGCAGCctgactccttccccccccccccccccccccaatgtggaGTCCAGATGCTGGGACTCCCCCGCTatactggcagccatagtaagtgcTTACCGCTGATGTTCACCGCTTGTACTCCAGTAGGTGTTGCGTGACAACAGCACGGGTTGTGACCTCGAaaattaaatgatagcattgtagttgtgggtgggccccctttgtctcgtgGCAACCAGTATTTTTAGACCCATTCCGCCACTAAGATGGTGTGGGGATTGGTGcattgttgtgttaaatacaggGAGAATGTTTAAGTGTTTCAGCAAAGAAGAGGTGttgcaggatgttgcctggaatgggcAGCAATAGATATGAGGAGATTGGATAGGGTAGGTTATTCTCATTGTAGAAGGCTTAAATCTGACTGGTGGTTTATAAAAATTGATGGTCAGAGGTAGGGTAGATGGTTGGTCTTGACCAGGGCAAGAAGATCTAGaaccacaggtttaaggtgaggggagaatttTATGGAGATTCATGGGTTAAGTTTGATAAGGTGATAATTATGTGGGACAggctgccagaggcggtagttgaggcagatacaaaatTTAAACCCCAAGTGCTGGGTGAACTCGGCCTGCCAGGGAGcgtctggagggaatggataggtcatGTTTGAGGTGCAACTGTTTGTGTTTGGGTAGGAAAGGTGAAGGGAGATGGGTTCAGCATAGATAGGTGTGGGCGAGGGAGGCCTGTTTATAATGCTATTGAATTCTGACAACTTTTGAACATGACAGTTTACCACAGGGGGTCAGCACTGCCCCAACTAAATCTGTAAGCCATGCTGCCATCCGATAGTCAGATTTCTTTCAACAGCATAATAGTCaaggcgttttattgtcatatatcccgatACAGATCAATTAAATTCTTACGGATCGTGGCACAGCAGATATGTAAGTCTAGTGCTTTGTTAACGCCATAATATGAAAAACGAACAACTGTTCAATGTGTGTTTGTTAATTAGTTAagcggctgtcccactgtacgagctaattcaagagttctgagttttccctgattcgaactaggagaattacggtaatagccgcttgtaactactcagggctctcgtggacatttttcaacatgttgagaaaatcttcacgagctttccACGTTtccgagtacctgtcgttagcgttacgagccgctaagagacgtcccgagaccCAACGtagccgctacatacattctacgtgcttaccccgagtttgattttttttaaactcgggagctcttgaattagctcgtacagtgggacagcccctttaatgtttattgtcacgtgtaccgaggtacagtgaaaagcttttgttgcatgaaaACCAGCCGGTGGAAAGACTACTCAAgccattcagtgtacagatacaggataaagcttTAGTGCAAAGTATGTATGTATCGGGATTCTTCAATGTGTCTATTTTTGTGTCCCGATACTTTAATGCCGTATAGACGGAAAATCCATTATCTTGTGCTATTTCTTTTTCTATagtgttaataaacataatcctgaTAATAAAGATAAAACCCTAGAGGAATAAAGTGTTATACACGTAAAAATTCCAGTCATATTTATTTGATGGGGGATCTATCATGAAAATACACTTAAATGCGAGGTATTATTCACAAATCTTTTTCACCCTTCAAAGTATGCCTCTTGATAAAATTATAGATCTTACTGTTTTTTTCGAAAAATTCTTGTCCAACCGATTTGAGTCATACCGTTGCCAACCATGTAGTGCcatctatagggaggttgcatgtAAGGTCAAAGGGCGTTGCGCACGGAGctgctcaatccttctggaggacatggcagcctctGGCAAGcactgttaacacacgaaacgtgtacttatctgtttaaaaactgCCGAACGTCAttttttttgcgctgtaaataattgtggagggtgattgagcgctctgaaccaaatgctgtAGTATTTTtgttctgaacccgagcaccactcCCTGGTCAGCggggggggttcgggagcccccagaCAACAGAgggggatgactgaattttggagccttccctcgaccgcacatttcactgtaccaatttctacatgtggcaaataaatgtatcttgtacacTGTCACGGGCATCGCCTTCCAGCGAGCCCATGCTGGGCTAAAGGTTTGGGCCATCATGTCAGTGGCGCTCATCTCCGTCACATTACCCCTGATATCCCGTGTAATGGATATGACAAGCAGTGAAACTGATAGGACTCTCAATCATGTTTGTATAATTTAGTCCATGTTTTGTTTAGTATTCATTAAAGTTTGTTCTTATAATTCCTTTAGTTTGGTCAGAACCAGACCAGgcatcttttttttgtttatttgttttaaaGCCAACCAGTGTTTAGTCAATTTTTATGTATGCATTGCTGAAACAAAAAAGGCCAAAAGACTTGGACCAAGTCGCATTTCCATACAAACATTCTGAATTTTAGTAAACATTCTTCATGTTCTCCACCATAACCGAAGATTAATTTGGTGAAAAGGGAATGACATTTGGATTAATATTCTACCAAGTACTCAAGTTTGAGTGCCTAGACTTGTGCCAAGTCTTGTTCATTTAATTCTAGCAAGTTATTAAAGTAAGTTtgcaattttgatatattacagaaTGCCTCGTACACCAGCAGAACGTGCCAAGAGATATCGTGATCGTCAGAAGAATGACCCAGTGCTGAAAGCGCAGTATTTGGAAAAAGAGCGGAATCGCAAGAAAGCTACCTATGCTCCAATTGCAGAGAGACGTGAGCGGGAACAGAGAAAAATAAGAAGAATTTGGCGCACAAGTTCAAAGCAATACCGTGCTCGTCGCTGTGTCCAGCTTCCAGACAGTCCACCAGTGATTCGAAATGCTGCAAATCTGCGTCCACCAATTCCACGACGACCAGTTGATCAGAGGACCAAAAGAGGCTGTATGAAGGTCAAGAAAGATCTAGTCGATAGACAACTAGAAGCCATGAAGAAACAATTAGAGGAACAAAAAAGACTGGCGGAGAGGTGGAAGACGAGATACAACAGGGTGAAAGAACAGTTGCTTGAGAGGGACAGGATGAAGGATGAATCAATGCAGATGGTAACTGGCTTCTTTAAACTTGAAGACGCCAGCCACTAATACCAGGCATTAGACATGATCACGAGAAACAAGATAGAAGCAGAAACAGCTGTTAAATGACCACTTGACAGTTCTTCATGCAAAGTTCCTGTGAGAAAATCCAATTGTGACAATGCAttgctctatgttctataagATGAGGCCCTGGTGGGTAGTGAAACCAACAATCAGCGACCTACTTGCATGTGTAAGAGATGTGCCAACATGAACCGTATGAATAAGAAACTAGCTGCGGAAAGAGTAACGACTACTGTTGAATCAATGAAGTCAGCCGTTTGCCACGTCCAAAACAAAGCATGTATGTGTATGGCTAGTGTGAAACATCAGCAGTGGGTAACAAAGGAAAAGTGGTTTGGTGATGGAAAATCAACCAATGTAACTGAAAGAGACTTTTAAACTTCCTCTCTCCAGTCCTCACTGGGAAATATGAAGCTGAGCTGAAACACCCCTATACAACATATCGCTTCAACATTTTCCATAAGTATGCAGAGCTTAGAAAGTTGAAGGCTAATCTGGATGGAAAGTCTGTTGTAGGGCACACCGACTTCTCTGAAAATTATGGCTGTAAGTACTCGGAGGAGATCCAAAGTGTTGAGGGAACACTAATCCCCGTTCATATGTTGCTTCCTGTACTCGGCCTTTAACAAACTGTTGGAGCCTGAAGATAGTTTCAGTCATCGCCATCACGTGGCATTCCCATCACGCTGAGTCATATCCGTCACGTATTTTATGCTCGTAATATAAAATAATACAACATTGCCCGTAATTATTTATTGTAATTGATAACACTGAttctgcctattcatctgaagtGAATATTGTTTgaggaagttggtgaaaagttaCGTGACGGTTACCATTTTTGCTGAAAATCACCACTGTTTTCGTGTGTAAACTGATACAaaggtttaaaatcaatgcaTTAGACTGAAAAAGTACTTTTTTGGGGGTTTATTTGAAGAAGATACTCTAATTTGAAAGTCTGGGACAAAAAATTGATTTTCTTAAATCAGTTATTTTACAGTGTTGCTCATCATAAAAATGCGAtggatatgactgaatgcaatggccaacctggaaaaagaggaaaaattaaattctctaaaagattgcggCAAACATTTTTCCCATAGTAGATCTCTAGAACGTGTATGTGGGACATTCTCATGAGGAACAATAGTTCAAATAATTTAACCGTAACATTTTACCATTTCAGGTATCCTCAAAGGGTGATGACTTTACAGAGATGGGCTGGAAGATGTGTGTTATATGCCTGCAAATTAGCCTGATAAACAGGCTAGAGTTGGTGCCTGATTTCTTCATATGCTGTAAGTTTCTACAATTCTAAATTAGTGTGTATCTAGGGGTAATGTGCTTGTGCCAGGGGTGTTACAACAAAACTAAATTGGCCAAATTAAGATTGCTTGTCTGCCAATCGTGGTTCTTGGATAATCACAGATTTAATTTGACAtgttgagtcatagagtggtacagcgtggaaaccggcccaacttgcccacacgaccaacatgtcccagctacactagtcccacctgcctgtgtttggtccctatccctccaaacttgtcctgttcatgtacctgtaactgcttcttaaatgttgggatagtttcagctctggcagcttgttccatagacccaccaccctttgtgtgaaaaagttaccccttgcatttctattaaatctctttCCCATGTTATCTAGtcgttgattcccctactctgggcaagagattatgtgcatctacccgttctgttcctctcatgattttatacacctctgtatccCCTCTTccgtgctccaaagaatagagacccagtctactcaaccattcCCTTTAGCTCTGACCTTCTAGTCCAAggagtaaatttgttgattctgggtttgtacattttttctcattgaccgaCTTTGCTTCTGGGATGCcgttatctgttcatcattagttgatcataaataaatgaaataacattgttatgtgcttttAAAGTTGCTGGGTTAAATGGGCGAAA
It contains:
- the LOC116985651 gene encoding uncharacterized protein LOC116985651 → MPRTPAERAKRYRDRQKNDPVLKAQYLEKERNRKKATYAPIAERREREQRKIRRIWRTSSKQYRARRCVQLPDSPPVIRNAANLRPPIPRRPVDQRTKRGCMKVKKDLVDRQLEAMKKQLEEQKRLAERWKTRYNRVKEQLLERDRMKDESMQMVSSKGDDFTEMGWKMCVICLQISLINRLELVPDFFICCCHCQRDRPPREQHLIN